Below is a window of Deltaproteobacteria bacterium DNA.
TGGGCGCTGCCTTGACCATTGTCCGGCTTATCAGAGCGGCAAACCTCTGGCTCCCAAGAAAAATTGGGATTCCATCCGGGCGCACATGGAAGAAAAAGGGGCCCTCATCCGTAAAGGAAAAGATCCTGAAGCCGAGGGGGGAAAGAAACTCATTGGCGATGTAATCTCGGAGGACGTGATCTGGGCCTGCACCAACTGCCTGGCCTGTGCGATGGTTTGTCCCGTTTTCATTCCTTGCATGGACAAATTTTTAGAAATGCGCCGCTACTTAGTGCTGATGGAAAGCCGCTTTCCTTCCGAGGTTCAGCTTGTTTTCCGCAATATGGAGAACAACAACAATCCCTGGGGCGTGGGCTCGGGCCTCCGGGCTGACTGGGCCAAAGGCCTGGAATTGAAGACCTTGGCGGAAGACGGGGAGGTGGATTTTCTCTTCTGGGTTGGCTGCGCTGGAAGCTTCGACGACCGGAACAAGCGAGTGGCCACTTCTCTGGTGAAGACCCTGAGAGCCAGCGGAGCAAAGTTTTCCTTCTTAGGAACGGAAGAGGGCTGCTGCGGCGATTCCGCCCGGCGGATTGGCAATGAGTATCTTTACCAGACACTGGTGCAAGCCAATATCGAGGTCTTGAACAACTACGGGGTAAAGAAGATCCTGACCATGTGTCCTCATTGCTTTAACACTTTGAAGAATGAATATCCGCAGTTTGGTGGAAACTATGAAGTCATGCATTACACGGAATTCCTTGCGGACGCTTTGACCAGCGGAAAGCTAAAACTTACCAAACCGATCGACAAAGCGGTCACCTATCATGACTCCTGTTATTTAGGGCGAGGCAATGAAATTTATGAGGCCCCCCGGACAATCCTTCGGGCGATCCCAGGGTTACGCTTAGTGGAGATGGAGCGCAGCGGGGTACGCAGCTTCTGCTGTGGAGCCGGCGGCGGACGGATGTGGATGGAGGAGAAAATCGGAACGCGCATCAACCAGATGCGTACAGAGCAGGCAGTCCAGACCAAGGCGGAATCCGTCGGAACAGCTTGCCCTTACTGTTTGACCATGCTCGGGGATGGAATCAAGGAGAAGGGGTTAGAAGAATCAATGACTTCCTTCGACCTGAGCGAACTGGTGGAGAAGGCCATGTAGTTCGGAGTAATGAGTTCGGAGCGGTTTGAATGCGGAATGGCGAATGCGGAGTGCGGAATAAATAGTTTGGAGTAAAGAGTTTGGAGTTCGGAGAATTTATAAAAGAGCGGCATAAATAAATCAAAATAAATCGTCACTCCCGCGAAAGCGGTCCGCCTCAGGCGGACAGAGAACATACTGGATTCCGGGTCAAGCCCAGAATGACAAACTATAGGAAGGTATTGCAAGACAAGAAAGGGATGGTTGATGAAATGAGCAGTGGGCAGCGGCAAGGCGGGTGCAAAGCAAGGTGGTTTCTGCTCCCGTTTTTTACTTTCTTTCTTTTCTGGGCCACGACAGCACAAGCGGCAGAGAATGCCGATTGCCTGAATTGCCACAAGAACCCCAGGCTCAGCAAAGGGAAAAAAGACGGATCGCTTCTCTCTCTTTACGTTAACGAGGAAGCCTTCAAGGCTTCTGTCCATGGCGCGGCTGGGATGGGGTGCATGGATTGCCATCAGGAAGCCAAGCCTACCTTTCACCCGGCAGCAGGGTTCCCGGAAGTGGGATGCGCATCCTGCCACCCGGATCAGGTGGAAACCTATAAAAAGACTACGCATGGCATGGTTTGGGAGAGCGGCCAGGAGCGTGCTCCCCAGTGCCAAGACTGCCATACTTCCCACTATATGCGGAAGATTATAGATCCTCAATCGCCGGTGCAGGCTTCACGTTTACCGGGTGTCTGCGTCAAGTGCCATGAAGAGGCCAGATCTCCGGAAGGACTCCTGGCAACCCTGGCCACTTACCGCCTGATGGGCCACCGGAAAGTTAATTTGGCCGATCGGTATGATACGCAAGGATGCGCCAACTGTCATCCAGAAAATACCGGTCATCCCCAGAAACAGGGGGCTACTCCCTCCTGCGTGCAATGCCACGATCGGTCTTTATCAAGCCCTCTCCTCCTGGGCCCGATTCATTTTAAAATGTCTTTCGCCGATCAACCGATCCCTTATATCCTGCGTATCCTTTACGGAGGTGGCTTGACTTTTGTGGTTATCGGCGGCATCGGTTTTTTCGCTTACCGTTTTTACCTCCGGAAGAAAAAAACAAAAGAAGGGGCCGATAAACCGGCCGAAGGAGAACAATAGGTAATAGGCGATAGGTAAGAGGCGAGAGGCAAGAGTGAAAAGGAAAACCCTTTTCTTCTTGCCTCTTTTTTTATAGAATTCTTGTCAACTATGGACCGAAATGATATAAAATAGCATCCGTCACATCGCCTCGCCGGCATAAAAAAGAAAATTTTTAACCCCACTTGCTAAGGAGGAAAAAATGGATTTTCAATTGTCAGCGCAACTCGAATTATTAAGAAAGAGCGTCAGGGAGTTTGCTGAAGGAGCGATAACTCCCCAAGTGCAGCCTATGGAAGAGACCGACGAAGTTCCCTGGGACCTTTATAAGGAGATGGGGAAGCAACAGTATATGGGCATCCTGATTCCCAAGGAATTCGGGGGAACGGCTTTCGGGAATCTCGCGCGCATGATCATGCTGGAAGAGGTGGGACGAGTTTCCGCCGCCATGGCGATGGCCTTGCAGATATTTCATCTGGGAACCGTTCCCATCATAGAATTTGGCAATGAAGCCCAGAAGAAAAAATATCTTCCGGCCCTGGCTAAGGGGGAACGGCTATCAACCATCGCAGTTACCGAAGCCACCGGTGGCTCTGATCCTACGGGTATACAGACCACGGCCAAGTTACAAGGGGACAGCTATGTTCTCAATGGAAGAAAATGTTTCATCACCCACGGCCATGTAGCCGACACGATTACCATTATGGCCAAAACCGGTGAAGGGCCCAAAGGGTTCAGCGCCTTCATCGTGGAGAAATCATTCCCCGGCTTTAAATTAGGGCGGAAGGAGAAAAAATTCGGTCTCCACGGGTGTAACACCGGTGAGATCGCCATGGACAATTGCTTCGTTCCCAGGGAGAACCTGTTGGGGAATGAGGGAGATGGCTTAAGAATATCCATGGCAGCGATTAGCGAGGTAGGCCGGGCTGGGATGGCTGGCTGTGGTTTGGGGGTGATCAATGCCTGCCTGGAAGCCTCCGTTAAGTTTGCCAACGAAAGAATCCTGGGGGGAAAACCGATCAGCCAGCATCAGGCCATCCAATGGATGATCTCGGACATCTATATGGATTTAGAGACCAGCCGCCTCCTTTCCTACCGGGCGGCCTGGATGAAGGATCAAAAAATCCGTTGTGACGTAGATATGGCCATGGCTAAATTCTATGCTACAGAAGCCGCGGTGCGTTGTGCCAAGAGGGCGGTGGATATTCACGGGGGTTATGGTTACATGATGGAGTACCCGGTTCAACGCTATTACCGCGATGCCGAAATCCTCATTGCCTCGGCCGGTACTTCCGAGATTCAGCGTATCGTCATGGCCCGCAAAGCCCTGACGTCGTTTAAATAAACAATTTAACCACAGAGGGCACAGAGAACACAGAGTAATATATGAAGTTGAAAAACAAAAACTGCCATAATTTTTTTTGGCTTTAAATTCCTTGTTGTATTTCTTTTTCGAGATTTTACCTTAAACTTATCTCTGTGTTCTCTGTGGCGAAATTTTTTAATGAATATCATTGTCTGTCTCAAGCCTGCGCCGGACCCCAAGCACTGGGATAGCATTCAACTGGACCCAGTGACCAAGGCGTTGAAAAGGGAAGGGATTCCCAGCGTCCTCGGTCCGCTGGATAAACGAGCCTTAGAAGAAGGACTGCGGATTAAAGAAAAGCACGGCGGAAAAGTGATGGCCATGGCCATGGCACCTCCTTCGGCCAAAGATAACCTGGTGGAAGCTTTGGCCATGGGTGCTGATGAAGGATATTTGCTGAGTGACCGCGCTTTTGCCGGATCCGATACCTGGGCGACCTCTTTAGTGCTTTCCCGAGGCATAGCTAAGCTCGGGAGTTTCGATATCATCCTTTGCGGAAGCTACAGCTTAGATGGCTCGACCGGACATGTAGGGGCCCAGCTGGCCGAATTCCTGGGCATTCTCAACGTAACCCAGGTAGTTGCGGTGGAAAGCATTGAGGGAGGTAAGATACGCACAAGGAGTTTGGTCGAATTAGGTTACCGGATCTTAGAAAGCCGGCTTCCTACCCTCCTCACCGTGACCCGGGAGATCAATACCCCGCGTTTTACGTCGCTCTTGGGAGTAATCGAAGCGGAGAGCAAACCCCTTATCACTTGGTCTGCCGCGGATTTGGGCATCTCCGCGGATGAGGTGGGGTTTAAGGGTTCTCCCACCCAGACCGGCGGCATCTTTCTGCCCGAGATAAAACGCCAGGTGGAAATGATCAGCGGCGAACCTGAGGAGATGGTGAAAGAAATCATCCGCAAGATCCGCCAAGCCCTCGGTTAAATCCTTTTTGCCACAGAGTTCACAGAGGACACCGAGGACCAGATAAATTGTAAAAACAAAAACTTTATTAAAATTTTGGCGCCGGTATTTTTTTAGCGGTTACATTAAATTTTTCTCGGCGTTCTCTGTGGTCTCTGTGGTGAATATTTTTGGGGATTTTATTACATGCCAGCAGATAAATTAGATGAATGGAAAGGGATCTGGGTTTTTACTGAACAGGAAGAAAACTGCCTTTCTGAAATCTCCCTGGAACTTCTCAGCGCAGCAAAAATCTTAGCAAGCAAGAAGGGAGAGACAGAAATCAGTGCCCTTCTCCTGGGACATGGCGTAAAGGCTTTGGCCGAGCAGCTTCTGGTTTACGGGGCCGACCGGGT
It encodes the following:
- a CDS encoding (Fe-S)-binding protein, which encodes VGLILAFYRRYVKKPDNLTYDTTVGNLIALLFLLGIFGLGFCVEGLRIARTQPGWAGWTPIGWVFSQFFSGMGDANQILLHRLLWRLHLFLVLGFVAFIPYSRMLHIFTGPANVYMRQLTSKGALPPIRDFETAETFGASKLEDLTWKQLFDMDACTRCGRCLDHCPAYQSGKPLAPKKNWDSIRAHMEEKGALIRKGKDPEAEGGKKLIGDVISEDVIWACTNCLACAMVCPVFIPCMDKFLEMRRYLVLMESRFPSEVQLVFRNMENNNNPWGVGSGLRADWAKGLELKTLAEDGEVDFLFWVGCAGSFDDRNKRVATSLVKTLRASGAKFSFLGTEEGCCGDSARRIGNEYLYQTLVQANIEVLNNYGVKKILTMCPHCFNTLKNEYPQFGGNYEVMHYTEFLADALTSGKLKLTKPIDKAVTYHDSCYLGRGNEIYEAPRTILRAIPGLRLVEMERSGVRSFCCGAGGGRMWMEEKIGTRINQMRTEQAVQTKAESVGTACPYCLTMLGDGIKEKGLEESMTSFDLSELVEKAM
- a CDS encoding electron transfer flavoprotein subunit beta/FixA family protein yields the protein MNIIVCLKPAPDPKHWDSIQLDPVTKALKREGIPSVLGPLDKRALEEGLRIKEKHGGKVMAMAMAPPSAKDNLVEALAMGADEGYLLSDRAFAGSDTWATSLVLSRGIAKLGSFDIILCGSYSLDGSTGHVGAQLAEFLGILNVTQVVAVESIEGGKIRTRSLVELGYRILESRLPTLLTVTREINTPRFTSLLGVIEAESKPLITWSAADLGISADEVGFKGSPTQTGGIFLPEIKRQVEMISGEPEEMVKEIIRKIRQALG
- a CDS encoding acyl-CoA dehydrogenase family protein → MDFQLSAQLELLRKSVREFAEGAITPQVQPMEETDEVPWDLYKEMGKQQYMGILIPKEFGGTAFGNLARMIMLEEVGRVSAAMAMALQIFHLGTVPIIEFGNEAQKKKYLPALAKGERLSTIAVTEATGGSDPTGIQTTAKLQGDSYVLNGRKCFITHGHVADTITIMAKTGEGPKGFSAFIVEKSFPGFKLGRKEKKFGLHGCNTGEIAMDNCFVPRENLLGNEGDGLRISMAAISEVGRAGMAGCGLGVINACLEASVKFANERILGGKPISQHQAIQWMISDIYMDLETSRLLSYRAAWMKDQKIRCDVDMAMAKFYATEAAVRCAKRAVDIHGGYGYMMEYPVQRYYRDAEILIASAGTSEIQRIVMARKALTSFK
- a CDS encoding cytochrome c3 family protein; translated protein: MQDKKGMVDEMSSGQRQGGCKARWFLLPFFTFFLFWATTAQAAENADCLNCHKNPRLSKGKKDGSLLSLYVNEEAFKASVHGAAGMGCMDCHQEAKPTFHPAAGFPEVGCASCHPDQVETYKKTTHGMVWESGQERAPQCQDCHTSHYMRKIIDPQSPVQASRLPGVCVKCHEEARSPEGLLATLATYRLMGHRKVNLADRYDTQGCANCHPENTGHPQKQGATPSCVQCHDRSLSSPLLLGPIHFKMSFADQPIPYILRILYGGGLTFVVIGGIGFFAYRFYLRKKKTKEGADKPAEGEQ